The Nitrospira sp. sequence AAAGGTGGCCGGAAGCGGCTTGACCCGAACGACGGGATTAACGAGTTTAACGCGACGCTCGACCCGCAAGTGCCTCGTCCGACCCTTGGCGATTCTGAAGCCGAAGCCCAGGGTGAATTTGTCGAGCGGCTCGACGATAATGGCTGGCACAACGGGCTCATTGCCATCGCCCCCCACGGCGGTAAAATCGAACCGCACACCGACCAGCAGGCCGAGCACCTCGCATCGCAGTTGTCGGCCAAGGGTGTCAGCTCGTGGCGGTGCAAGGGTTGGCACCCCAACGGCCCGTTTGAACACTGGCACATCACCTCGATCGATATTCACGAGGCGTGCTTTCCGCTTCTCAACTCGGTCATCTCTCGCGGCTTCAAATATGCCGTCGCCTTTCATGGAGTCGACGACGACGTATCAGACGACATCCTCATCGGCGGCCTCGCGCCCGATGCCTTGAAGGAGAAGATCAAGGAAGCCATCGAAGGCGCCGTCGGCTCGGAGTTCACTGTGCGCATCACGACGCCAGATGATCAGTTCGGCGGCGATGACAAGAGGAACATCGTGAACAGACTCACGGCGGGTGGTGCAAATGGCATACAGATCGAGCAGAAGGAGGCTCCGCGGGAAGAGAAAGGACTGGCCATCGCCGAGGCCGTCGCCAAGGTCTACGCCTCCAAGCTCTAACTGCGCATGATAACGAGAGAACCATCAGCCGGCCAGGGGGAGACAAAACGCGATGGCACTCTGATCACGCCATTCACGGAGAAGTTGTTCGTGCGCGTAGATGTGACCGAGGAGTTTCCGTTTTTGGTGACGAAGTTGTCACCGTACTACGACCGATGAACTTGAAATGATGAAGGAGGATACAAAATGGACATGCCAAGATTTACCGGAGAGGCCTCGCTCTACAAGACGAGCAGGCATTACCAAACCAGTAGACAGGTGTTCAATTTACCCGTGCCAATGGCTAGGGTGATCTCCTCGGCGATTAACGAGGGAGGCAGGACTGTCGACTGCGACACCTGCGTGGGCGGTGAGTGCGTGGGCTGCCTCGAGAAAATGCTGCATAAAGGCAAATTCGAGGGCTTGGACCCAGGTGGCGGTGGCGGGGGAGGTGGTCCGGTTGAACCGTGCCTCAGCCACGACGAGTGCACCCCGTGCGTCTCACAGGGGCCGTCTATTTTTTCGCCGGGTCGCAGGTTTTGTCAGCACTCTGTTTGCCAGCCGACGGCTTTCGGGGGATGTAGTTGCACGGTATTCAAGGGATTCGAGAAATGCACTCCGACTCGCAATACCGGGGTCTTGCAGCGGTAGGCGACCGTAACCTAAAGAAAGGAGATGTGAAATGAATACCAATAGTGTTCTGCCTGGGTTTACAGCAGAAGCGTCGCTCGACAAGACCGCTCTGCATTATGCAGGAATGGTAATTAGCGCCGCTGCCCTCAACCAAATAGCGCCGCAGATCTTATTAGCCCCTGGGTCATTAACACCGTCCCTCCCACCAGGGACCTGTGTCGACATTCTCTACGCCCCAGATTGCCGTCAGGTGAATCCTTTCACAGAGTGCTGCAAGAGAAGCCATGAGCTTAAGTGTCCGGTACTTGACTCTCCGAACTGCACGACAAGCCGAGTGGATAGTTGTACAGAATGTCGCTCCACCGTTTCGGGCTTTCCTACCAATGGGGTATTTAAGGTTTAGCCCGCGTAGAAGGATGCGGTGAACGAAGGGAACCGCATCGCTCGCAACAGCTCGCGTAGGCTGGGTGAGGAACGAAACCCAGCAATAACCTTGCCG is a genomic window containing:
- a CDS encoding poly-gamma-glutamate hydrolase family protein, which encodes KGGRKRLDPNDGINEFNATLDPQVPRPTLGDSEAEAQGEFVERLDDNGWHNGLIAIAPHGGKIEPHTDQQAEHLASQLSAKGVSSWRCKGWHPNGPFEHWHITSIDIHEACFPLLNSVISRGFKYAVAFHGVDDDVSDDILIGGLAPDALKEKIKEAIEGAVGSEFTVRITTPDDQFGGDDKRNIVNRLTAGGANGIQIEQKEAPREEKGLAIAEAVAKVYASKL